The Terriglobales bacterium genomic sequence GGTGAAGCGCTCGCTGGAGAGATAGCAGATGGAATATTGCGGACTGCGCTTTTTCACCTCATGACCGATGGCCTGCATCAGGTGGGTCTTGCCCATACCCACACCGCCGTACAGGAACAACGGGTTGTAGGCTTTCGAAGGATTTTCTGCCACTGCCCGGGCCGCGGCTGCCGCGAACTGATTTCCCGAACCGATGACGAAGGCTTCGAACGTGTACTTGGGGTTGAGTTGCGCCGCTCCGTCCCAGTCAAAGCGGGTCTGCTTAGCAGTTTGCCCAACCGCATGCGTCGAGTTCGAGAAGCCTCCGTCGTGACGCACAGGTGTTGCCGAAGCCGGAGGACGGGAATCCTCTGCCGTGATGAACCTCACGTCATTGAAGTCCATTCCAAGATTGTCGATGGCTTCCTGGATTAGGTCGCCGTACTTGTCGCCAATGTCGCGGAACTCCGGCGTGGGCACCCGGATGAACATCACTCCATTCTGCTGGTGGCTGAAACGGGTAGGCTTCAACCAGGTGTCATAGGAGTGACGATTAATTTTCTTTTCCAGGGCGCTGAGAATTTGTACCCAGGGATCGTCAATGCTGGTCGTAGTACTCGCCATGTCGTATTAGTCCTGCATGCGTCAGTGGAACAAGAAAATTTGAAATTCGCTTTACCGCAAGCGCCACGTGCGCCGAAGTCGCTCACTAAAACAATACGCACCTGCGACTCAGAACCGTGCTGAATCCACAGGCGGGCCGGAAATATTTCCCGTGATGACCGGCATGGGACAGCCAGCCCTGCAGTCCCGCATTCGCCGTTTTCATTGCGCTGGCTTCTTCCGGCTGGTCAGAGTCCACGCGGACTCACTCAAGACGATCTAATCTGCTTCCGAGTATCCGGCCGCGAATTGCATATCCTGCGGCGATGTTGCGAGAAGCACGGCAGAAAACCCGGATTTGCACAGAACCTAAAGCAGTGTCTCGTTGCCTGAACCGACTAGCATGCTAGCACGAAGATTCTCGCGTGGTGAAAAAACTCACCACGCAAAAATTCAGTGCCGCGCTAATGTGAGAACTCACGATGCCTTCTGTCAAGTGTCTCTCATCTAACTGCCGCGCGATTGGTGCATAAGATGTTGTTCCGCAATCTCGTGTGGAAACGGTGCTCCTGTGGGAACAAACGTCTCGTCCGTTCAGGCGCAGCCTAGCTCCGCCAAATCGGGTCTTCGCTCGACCTCAGTTTTGACAGCCGCGCCGTTCATTCCGAATGCATAAAGAGTTCCTTGCTATTCTTTTCTGACGGATGCTCTCATGCAAGTCGACGTAAGTTCCGCAATCATTGATCGCAGATACCGCCGTGCGTTGGCTCGAGAAGGTACGAGTTGGATCCGTTATTAGCTAACAGACTCTGGATCGCGCTCGAACGGGTTGATGACAATTACTCCCGCGAAGTTTTGATCACTCGGAAATCTTCCGAAGGGTCGATCGCGTAAATCAGCACCTTAGTGTCGACGAAGACTGTGCAGGTCATCCGCCTCTTCACCCGAGAGGTAGTGGCCGCCAGTTCGCATGAAGGGCTTTCGCGTTAGGGCTCGGCACCTCGCGCGGTCGTAGTTGTTCTCCTGCTGCATACGCTCTTTCAGCAGATCACCCAGTAGACGCGAGACGCTGATCTCGCGGCGGGCGGTCAGGCGCGCGCGCAACCGGCCACATCTTCTTCAACCCGGACGCTGACGTGTCGCAACTGGAACTTCATATTGCCTCACACTGTTTGTCACGGTTTCCTGTCGACTGGAGCTCACAGCTTGAGCTTACGTCCCTTAAACCACCCGCCGTTACCATCTTGAGTATTTGCGCCTGAAATTCCACGAAGTGTGCACTTTCTGCCACACACCTTCTTTGCAGAGCTGGGTTAATCTTATGTAGTACTAGGGCTTTATTCCCCCGCTTTGACCTACGAGCAGACAATCCGCGATGCCGTCGAATGTCACGGGATTGGTCTGCACAGTGGCGTGAAGGCGAACATGCGCCTGCTGCCGGCCAGTGCCGGTACAGGCATCCTGTTTCGCCGCACCGATCTCGATGGATTCGAGATCGAAGCCACCAGCCGCAATGTCGCTCGTGTCAGCTACGCTACCAGCCTGATGAAAAAAGGCGTGCTGATCTCGACTACCGAGCACGTCCTGGCGGCCCTCGTGGGAGCCGGCGTCGATAACGCCATCATCGAGCTCGATAACTTGGAGCTCCCGATTCTTGACGGCAGCGCCCGGCCATTTATGGAGATGATCGATCGCGTAGGCCTCCGCCGCCAGCGGCGGCCGCGCACCTACTATCGCATTCGCAGGGAGCTGTCACTGGTGGAAGGCGACAAGTTCATTAGCGTCTCCCCCGGCTGCGGATACACCGTCTCCTACACCATCGATTTTGCTCACCCGCTTATTGGCCGGGAAACCTATGAGGTCGATCTCAGCGACGGCCAATTCCGCCGGGAAATCGCGGCTGCCCGCACATTCGGCTCTACTCGCGACGAAGCCAAGATGCGAAGCATGGGCCTGATCCGCGGGGCCTCGCTCGACAACGTCGTCGTCCTCGATGACGAAGCCGTGGTCAATGGGCCGCTTCGCTACCCCGACGAATTTGTTCGCCACAAAGTCTTGGACCTGATCGGCGACCTTGCGCTCCTGGGACGCCGCATCATCGGCCGCGTGGTCGCCAATCGCGCTGGCCACGCCATGCACACCGCCTTGGTATCGCGCCTGCTCCGCGATTCCAGCCTGTGGGAAGAAACCAGCGAGGAGTCGCCGGCCGTTACAGCTTCTGCCATCGAGTCCACTTCCGCGAGTCCTGTTTGATCGTACTCTAGGGCAGCACTGCCACAACTCGCGTAGGCGCTCCTGTCCCGCCGCCGATTTTCATTGGGAGTGCAATAAGGGTAGCTCCAGTCGCCGGCAGCTTCTCCATGTTGGCCACATTCTCCAACCCATACAGATCAGCGCCATTGATGACCCCATGTGTCGGAAAATCCTTTGACCGTCCATAGTCCATACTCGCCGTGTCGAGTCCGACTCCAACAATTCCTCGCGACACCAGCAGCTTGGCTGCTTCCGGCCCAATGCCGGGGAAATCGAGATGCGCGGTGTCCCCTTTTACATCCGTTCCCATGTACTGCTTCTTATCCGGCCAGAACTTGCCCCAGCCGGTGCGCACCAGCGCGATCGATCCAGCGGGCACGCGGCCGTGCACTTTCTCCCACGCATCTACATCCGCAGGTTGAAGCAGGTAATCGGGGTGCCCTGCGCACTTGTCGCTGATGTCGATCACCACCGCCGGCGCTACCAGTTGCGACACCGGAATCTGGTCCAAAGTGCGTTTCCCCTTGGCGAAGTGAATGGGGGCGTCCATGTGCGTGCCACCATGCTCTGCCGCCGAGAAATGCGCTGCCGCGTACCACCCTCCATCCTCGCGCGGGCCCCAATGATCGACATGCCTCTCAAAACCTTCGGCATTGGGCCAGTAGATCGTCTTCTCGTCGAACGTGTAGCTGAGATCTACCAGCTTGGAAGGATTGATCGACGCCGGCGAGACTGCTTTTTGTTGCGCACCCACCGCCGGCGCAAAGAAAAGCACGGACCAGAATGCGATTCGGCAAAACCGGGCAAACCCCAGATAAGACCAAAACACGACACACCTCCTGCCGAGCTGCCAAGTGTAACTCGGCGAAAGCAGAATGATGAGGGTTCAGGCACAGCGCATTCGTCGTTCGTGTTCTGGTCCTCTGTATCCTCTGTGGTCAAATGGTCCTCGTGCGCAAGACCGCCTATCTCTCGCTCGGCTCGAATATGGGAGATCGCGAAGGCAACCTGCGTACGGCCGTTGAGTATTTGCGCCAACTAGGCGATGTGAAGGCGGTTTCCTCTTTGTACGAGACAGAACCTGTCGAGTTCGTCCGTCAGCCCTGGTTCCTGAACTGTGCGGTTGCGCTGGAGACCGAGCGCATGCCTCGCCAGCTCCTTTCTGCAGTGCTCTCGATCGAACAATCGATGGGAAGGCGCCGCCTTCAGCCCAAGGGGCCGCGCGTCATCGACATCGACATTCTGCTCTTCGGCGGTTCGGTCGTGGACGATCCGCGCCTGGTCATCCCCCATCCTGCGATGCACGAACGCCGCTTCGTGCTCGAGCCGCTGGCGGAGATCGCCCCGGAGGTTCGTCACCCTATCTTCAAACAAACCATCCGCGAGCTACGCGACATGCTCGGCCCCGGCCCGCCAATTGTGCGCAAGTTGGAGACCTGAAACAAAAGCTGAGCAGACCTCCCGCGAGACTCTTTCATTGTCATCTTGAGCGAGGGCCGGACACACCGGTCCCGGCCCGAGTCGAAAGACCCGGTGTTTAGCTCTTTGTGAGAAGCATGGGGAGGGACTGTGGCATCTCAGCTGTGGGAGTCCCGGTCTTGCTGCCGTTGGAGCGACAGGGGTATTCGAGAACTCTATGGCATCACAATCTGCCGCGCTTCTCCCGGTGCAGCAATCGCCGACTTCTGCTCAGGAAATTGACGCAACAGAAAATCCAGAAACGCCCGCGACTTAGGACGCCCATTGGTGTGCATCAGCCCAAGCCGCATCAGGAAGACCACAGCCTGAAGCGCATCACTGTCGCGTAGCGAGGAGTAGCCCTGGTTCTTGACCTCCACTTCGCGATACTGATCCAGCATCTTGCGCAGCTGATCCACCAGGGCTTGTTGCGGAAGGCTCGCGGACCGTTCCTCATACACCAATCCCGATTCCACGCGCGTCTGCAAACCCTTGGCCAGCGCAGTCAACGCGGCTATAGCCTCACGGTCCTGTAAGGATCTGTCTGCATGCGCCGCCTGGGCTATGGTGTACCCGAGTCCCAGAATCAGCGGCTCCCGGTCATAGACAAACTGTTCCGGGATCTCTACCTCCGTCATCAGCGCTTCCCGCCCCACCTCCTCCACCGTGCGCAACTTCTCGTTGCGGTGCGCCTGTTGCAGGTAAGGGCAGTCGAGCGGACAGTCCAGCGTCACCTCGCGCTCCGTGCCGCAGCAAGTGGAACAGATGCGGCCGTGCACCGCCGGGCAAAAGCGCTTCTCCTTGCGGGTGTGGCAGATTTCGCAGCTCACGGAAGCAGGATTCTCCACTTCCATTATGGCATTTTGACCGGGATTGTCATCACGAGGGCGCCGGAGGCGGCGCAGGTGCCCCACTCAAGCCTGCTTTTGGCTTGAGTGGGAATGAGCCGCTCAAGGAGTTCTCATGATTGTCATCACGAGGCCGCCAACGGCGGCCGAGGGATCTGCAGTTGAAAATCGGCTAAGAGCTGGCCATAGAGCAACCGAATCATTGGCCTTTGCTCGCTTTCGCCTCGCTCCCCTACTTCGCCCTCGCCGCCGTAGCCTTCACCGGATTGCCCTCATAATCAACGGCTGCAACCGTGCCGAGGTCCAGCTTCTTCAACTCGGGTTCGATCTTGGCGCGGTCACCCACCGCCACGATCACCATCGACTCCGGCACCAGCCATGTTTGCGCTACTTTCTGCACATCGGCCGTAGTAACGGCGTCGATTTTGGCAGGCAACGTTTGGTAATAATCGAGTGGCAGATCATAAACAAACAGCTGGCCCACTGTGGCTGCCATCACCGTCGAAGTCTCGAACAGTGCCGGCAACGAGAGTGCTATCGCCCCTTTGGCCATAGCCAATTCCTCTGCACTGATCGGCGCTTCGCGAATTCCCTCGATCTCGTTGAAGATCTCCTTCACCGCCGGAGCAGTTACATCCGTTCGGATGCTTCCCCCTGACACGAAGTGCCCGACCGCACGGCGATAGGCGAACACAGAAAATCCTCCATACGTGTACCCGTGCTTTTCACGGATGTTCATGTTGATGCGGCTGGAGAACAATCCTCCCAGTGCCATGTTCATGACCTCCAGCGGCACGTAGTCGGGGTTGGACCGGGCCACTGACAGCGTGACAATGCGCAACTCCGTCTGCGGAGCATCGGGCTTATCGACTACAAAGATGCTCCTCTGCAATGTGTTCTTTACCGTCACCGGCTGGTGCTTGGCGCCGCTGCTCTTCCAACCGCCGAAATACTTGGTTGCTAGAGCACGCGCCTGCTCCTGGGTGAGATCTCCGGTAATCACCAGCGCCGAATTAGCCGGCGTATATTGCGATTGCCAGAACTTCACCATCTCGTCGCGCGTGATCGCTTTGTTTGACTCCTCGGTACCAAGCTCAACGTATCCGTACGGATTCCCAGGCCCATACAGCAGGTGATACATAACCCGCCGCGCCGTCAGGGAAGGCTCATCCTTCTGCTGAATGACGGAGGTTACGCGCCGTGAGCGCAAGCGTTCGATTTCCTTCGAATCGAAAGCAGGATCGAGTGCGACATCCGAAAACAGCTCAAAGGCCGCGTCCGCATTCTTGGTCAGGGAACGGATGGTGACAGACGTCGAGTCCACGCTCGGTACCGTACCGATGGTGGCTCCAATCTGGTCGGCATCCTCGGCGATCTTCAGCGCCGGACGCTTCTTCGTGCCCTCATCCAGCATCGCCGCGGTGAACGATGCCAGTCCCGGTTTGTCTGGCGGATTTGCTTCGCTCCCGGCCAGGACCACAAGATTCGCAGAAACGATGGGCAGACTGTGACGCTCCACCAGCATCACGGTGAGCCCATTCGGAAGCGTGAAACTCTCAGGTGTGGGCAGGGTGAGCTTCGATAGCGGACCGGGCTTAGGTGGGTTGGCACGCCACGGCTCCTTGGGAGAGTTGCTCGCCACAACTGGTCCGCCCTGCGATTCTTTTTCCTCCTGCTCGGCCGGCGTTTTGGGAACGTCGTTGACCACCTTCTTTCCCCGCACCCCGTAAACCACCACGCGAGCGTTGGGCTTCAATTCTTCGCTGGCAATCTCATGGACACTCGCAGCCGTAGCCTGGTTGTAGCGTTCAAGGTCTTTGGGCAGGTATCCGGGATCGCCGAGATAATGGTTGTACTGGTTCAAGCGGTCGGCCACTCCGCCGAAGCCTCCCAGCCGCTCGAGCTGATGAATCATCTGGGCTTCGGTCGTGTTGCGGGCGCGTTCCAGTTCCGCTTGCGTCGGCCCGTTGGCGCGCAGATTTTCAATCTCTTCGTTGATAGCCTTTTCCAGCTCTTCCGGCTTCACCCCCGGCTTTGCCGTAGCCTGGATTTCAAACACCGAGCCCAGAATTAGGGAGCTGTTCGAGGCCTGCACGTCCTGGGCGATCTCCTTCTCATAAACCAGCTTCTTATACAGACGGCTGGATTTTCCTCCCCCGAGAATGCGGGCCAGCAGATCAGCTTCGGCATCGCCGGGCTTGAAAATAGGCGTGCCCAGCCAGGCCATGTACACCCGAGGTAATTCGACCTGATCCGTGACCGTCACGCGGCGCTCGGAGGTAATTGGTGGCGTGGTCGCCTGGATTTTCGGAACCGGCGGACCTGCAGGGATCGAACCAAAATACTTCTCCACCAACGCCTTGGTCTGCGCCTTATCGAAGTCACCCACGATGGCGAGACTGCAGTTGTTCGGAGAGTAGTACTGCTTGAAGAATTCGCGGATGTCATTTATACGTGCCGCTTCAATGTCAGCATGCGAGCCCATCACGTAGGCGTAATACGGATGACCCTTGGGGAACAGCTGATGGTAGACCTCCTCCTCGGCCAGGCCGTAGGGTGCGCCCTCAATGCTCTGGCGACGTTCGTTGCGAACCACGTCCCGCTGATTGGCCAGCTTCTCGCGATCCACGGTGTCGAGCAGGTAGCCCATGCGGTCGCTCTCCAGCCACAGCGCCAGTTCCAGTTGATTCGAGGGCAACGTCTCAAAATAATTCGTGCGGTCAAATTCAGTCGTGCCGTTGATGTCGCTTGCCCCTGCGCCTTCCAGGTAGCGGAAGTGAGCTTTGGCACCCACGTTCTTCGAACCTTCGAACATCATGTGTTCGTACAGATGAGCGAATCCCGTGCGGCCCGGCCGTTCGTTGGCAGGCCCCACGTGATACCAAAGATTCACGGCGACCAGCGGCAGCCGGTGATCCTCTGAAAGGATCACGTCCAGGCCATTCTTAAGCTTGTATTTTTCGTATGGAATTGTGGGCAGCGCACTATCGGTCTTTACCTTCGTGGCCACCTGAACCGCCGGCTTCGCTGCAGCCTTGGACGTCGCGCCTTGTGACCAGCCAAAGCTGGAGAAAACGGGCAGTGCTATGAGGACATACAGATACGAGCGCAGTAACTTCTTGGCAGGCATGACTTATGCTCCTAGGGACATCGTAGGCAGGGATCAAGTTCTAGAACTAGACGCAGCAAAGCTGGAGATGTTAGCAGAAATGGCGATTCCAGGCGCGAGGGCGGTCTCAGACTACTGTTCTACGCTGCAGAAAGCAGACTTGAGGCTGCCCCACTCTAACCGTTCTTTGGCTAGGGTGGGGTAGTTCCACAATTCATCGTGCCCCAGGTTCTCCCCGTGCAGCTCGCGTCTAGTCGACGGATCTTGCGGTCCAAACCCCCCCGACTCGAGGTTACTTTTCAGCCTTGAACCTCCCGTTTACAGCTTATCCCCGGTTCTCTGGCGACTCCCCTCGCCGCAGCTTCTTCGACTCCGCCAGTAGACGAATACTGTGCATCAGGTTCTGAAAGGTTACGATGCCCACCAGCCGTCCCTCATCCACGATAGGAATCAGGCTCAATCCTCGGCGGCTCAGCTTGCGCAGCCCTGAAGCGAGAGATTCTGTGCGCTGCGCTGCTTCAAACATCCGATTCATCACCGTCTGCACGTAACCATTTCCCTGCGAGCGCAGCTCGGTCATGATCTTCTGGCGTGACACCACGCCCACCATGTCGCTGCCGCGGATGACAGGAAAATCATCCTGTAGCGTGTGCACCGCCTTCGCCAGCGCGTCTTCGAGGGTGTCGGCAGGCGAGAGAGTGGAAAAATCGGTCAGCATCACATCTTCCAGCCGCAGATTCTCCATTACCGACTGGAACAGGATGGAGCGCTCCTCTAGCTGTGCTGCCAGGAACAGGAAGAAGCCAGCCACCATCAGCCAGGTGTTCCAGATGCCCGCGAAGATGAACACCATCGCAAATAGCTGCCCTACGCTCACTGCTCGCCGCGTGGCTGGCACCAGGTTATTGTGTCTCGCCAGCCGCCCCCGCAGAATGCGTCCGCCGTCGGTGGGGTAGGCCGGAAGCAGATTGAACGCGCAGAGGAAGGCATTCACCCACACGAAACTGCGCAGCAGATTGCCGGCGTAGACGAGAGGCGGAGTCCACAACCTGGCGTCCGGCATTAACGCCAGCACGATGCTCGCGCCGACAAATGCCAGCAGCAAATTCGCCAGCGGTCCGGCCAGCGCAACCGGCAACTCGCCGCTTGGATCCTGCTGTTTTTGGTTGGCGTCATCGACCAGCGTGATCCCGCCTATAGGAAGCAGAATCAGCACTCGCGGAGGAAGGTTGCGGCGAATGGCGGCCAGCCCATGCGCCAGCTCGTGCACAACCACTGAACCCAAGACGATGGCGGTCAGCGCCAGGCTTCGGGCCACCCCTGAGCTGCGCAGAGTGGCCGCCTCGGTCATCCAGATGAACAGCAGAAGAAACAGGAAAGAAAGATGCACCCGCACATGGGCCCTTCCTATGTGCCCGATAGGAAAGGACCAGCTGCGCATGATGCCAGAGATCCACGTACCCATACCCTTCTATTTTATCGTGCGCTGTTCGCTTATCCCTTATTGGATCTGAATATCGAATCGCATGAGCAATAAAGGGGGGCCCCGTCCTTCTGCCGTCTTTTGGCGGAGGGTGGGATCGCCTATACACTTTGGCTCAATGCGCTCTTACGACCAATGCGGATAATCGGCGGGAAATATCGCAGCCGGCATCTGAAATCGCTGCCTGGCCTCGATCTGCGGCCGACCTCCGACCGGCTGCGTGAGACCCTGTTCAACGTCCTTACCGCCGGCAACTCGCAAGCCTTATCGGGCAGCACTTGGCTCGATCTCTACGCCGGCACTGGAGCGGTGGGGATCGAAGTTCTCAGCCGTGGCGCAGTTCAGGTCGTGTTTGTGGAGGACTCTAAGCAAGCCTCCAATCTGATTCGGCAGAATTTGCACGCACTGGGCATTCAGCATGGCTTCGAGATCCTGGATCAGGATGCGACAAAGGCGCTCCGCCGGCTGGAGGCGCGAGGCGCGCACTTTAGCTATTGTTTTCTAGACCCGCCCTATCGTTTGCGAGAGCAATACGCTCGCACTCTGGAAACGCTGTCGCAGAGTACGCTGATAACAGCTGAGAGCCTCGTGATTGCCGAACACGAAAAGAAGTTCGACCCCGGTGACGCCTTCGGATCGCTCCAGCGCGTTCGGCGGTTGGTCCAGGGAGACGCCGCGCTGAGCTTCTATCGTCGGACTTCAGGCTGAACTCGCGCTCACAAAGTCAGAATTGCCGAGTCCTCTTCTTCTTATGGCCACGATCTACACCATTGGGCATTCCACGCGAATTCTGGAGGATCTGATCGCCGCACTGGGTGCTCATGGTATTCAGACTCTGGTAGACATTCGGGCTTTCCCTATGTCTCGCCGGCTCCCGCACTTCAACCGCGAATCACTCGCCCAGGCGCTCCCCGCCGCCGGAATTGAGTACGCCTGGGAAAAGCGGTTGGGAGGGCGCCGCAAGAAAATTATGTCAGTCTCTCCGAATATGGCTCTGCGTAGCGACAGCTTTCGCAATTACGCCGACTACATGTTGACGCCTGATTTTCGCCAGGCGATCGACGACGTGATTTCCCGCGCCCAGCATGACCGTGTCGCCATCATGTGTGCGGAGCGGCTGTGGTTCCGCTGTCACCGCATGCTGGTATCGGATTGGCTGGTCGTGCACGGGCATACGGTGCTTCACATCGACGGCACTGGTCCAACCAAACCGCATCGGCTTACGGCGGAAGCCCGTTTGGAAGGCGATCAGCTCATGTATAGCGAAAGCTCCCTGTTCTGACGAGCTGAGATCGAGCCAACACTTCCCAAGTTGAGCGCTGAGCTGCAACAATCCGCCGAGCAGGATTCGGAAAAGATTTCCATGCAAATTATCGGATCGTCCAAGTTTGCGCATGGTTCCAACGCCACCATGGGTTACGATATAGCGCGCCCAAAATCAAGCTTCGCCGTTGCGTTTAGGACAGGATCGGCCCGCCCAGATGAAGGATTTCTACATTCGCGATGCCGCGCAGCAGGAGAACAAGACCATTACTTCCTGCTTCGTAGTTTGTTCCAAGCAGATCAAACCTAAAAAGTCCGGGGACCTTTTTATCGCCCTCACACTTGCTGACCGGACGGGTCAGCTCGAAGCCAAGGTCTGGGACAACGTACAGCTCTACCTTGATTGCTTTGAGCAGGACGATTTCATCAAGGTCAAAGGCCTGTTGAATAAGTACAACAACCACTTTCAGCTGACGATCCATAAACTCCGCCGGCTGGATGAAAACGAGATTGACTACGCCGACTACCTGCCCAAGACCGATAAGGACGTCGAGCAGTTGTGGGCTACGCTGGTGGATTATGTCGGCGGCTTCCGCAACCAGAATCTGAAAGCGCTGCTCCAAGCCTTCATCAACGACCCCGAGATCGCTCAGGCCTACAAGACTGCGCCTGCGGCCAAGACGCTCCATCACGCCTACATCGGCGGACTTCTGGTGCACGTGGTCTCGCTGTTTCAGTTGTGCGAGCTTGCCGCCCGAAATTATCCCCAGATCGATCGCGATCTCCTGCTCACCGGCGCCTTCCTCCACGACATTGGCAAGCTGCACGAGCTCTCCTATGCCCGTTCGTTCTCCTACACCACGCGCGGCCAGCTCCTGGGGCACATGATCATCGAACTGGAGATGCTGCAGTCCAAGCTCGAGCAGCTTCCCGGTTTCCCCCCTGAGCTCAAGACCTTGATCGAGCACATGATCATCAGCCACCATGGTCAGTACGAATTTGGATCCCCCAAGCTGCCGATGTTCCCCGAGGCGCTCATGCTCCATTACCTGGATGACCTGGATTCGAAAATGGAGAGCATGCGGGCGCAGTTCGAGCGCCAGGCTCTTAACGAGGACGCCTGGGCAGGCTACAACTCAGCTTTGGGACGACCACTGCTCGATCCCGCAAAGTTTCTCAATCCCAAGCCCGCGGATAATGGCAAGCATTCGGAAGTCGCGCAAACCGAGGCGCCGCAAGCCTGCCCTCAGGCCAAGGACAAGGACAACGACAACGGCACGGGGAAGGGCGCCAGGCAAACTGCTGAGCCAGGCACGCAGGAAGCTTGCGCAGCTGCGCCGGAAAATGCGACCAAGTAATAGTTGACGCTGGATGATAGCGATTCCGCACTACGTGAACCTTAGTTTGTCGTCACGAGGAGGGCGTCAGCCCGACGAGGGATCTGCAGTTGGTCTCTTTCAACCTTCAACACCAACATCAGGATTCAAGCAATTGCAGGTGCATAAGTCCCCAAGGGGAAACACCGTCCCTACTGCTAGACTGTCTCCATGCTCGACTTCTCGCGTTTCGAGTGTCTCACGTTTGACTGCTACGGAACCATTGTCGATTGGGAAACCGGCATTCTGGCCGCCTTACGTCCGATCCTGAGCGCTCATCGTCGAAATCTGACGGATGCCGGCATCCTGGAACTTTACGGCGCTCTCGAGTCGCAGGAAGAGCAGGGAGAATACAAGACCTACCGCGAAGTGCTTCGCTCCGTCACGGAGAAGTTTGCCGCCCGGCTGGCTTGTTCACTCGATGCCTCCGAACTTGACGCTTTGCCCCGCTCGCTTCCTGACTGGCCTCCGTACGCCGACAGCGTTCCCGCACTCAGGCAGCTCAAATCGCGTTACCAGCTCGCAATCATCTCGAACACAGATGACGACCTTTTTGCCGGAACTGCGCGCCATCTTGATGTCGCCTTCGATCACGTCATCACAGCCCAGCAGGCGCGGGCCTATAAGCCATCGCCAAAAATATTTGAGCTCGCGCTGAAAACAGAACGCATCGGCCTTCCCCGCGATCGAATTCTTCATATTGGCCAGAGCGTCTGGCACGACGTAATACCAGCGAAATCCCTGGGACTCGCCACCGTGTGGGTCAATCGACGGCCAGGCACAACTCTCTTTGGCAGCCGTCCGGCCCCGTCACAGGCTCCAGACCT encodes the following:
- the lpxC gene encoding UDP-3-O-acyl-N-acetylglucosamine deacetylase → MTYEQTIRDAVECHGIGLHSGVKANMRLLPASAGTGILFRRTDLDGFEIEATSRNVARVSYATSLMKKGVLISTTEHVLAALVGAGVDNAIIELDNLELPILDGSARPFMEMIDRVGLRRQRRPRTYYRIRRELSLVEGDKFISVSPGCGYTVSYTIDFAHPLIGRETYEVDLSDGQFRREIAAARTFGSTRDEAKMRSMGLIRGASLDNVVVLDDEAVVNGPLRYPDEFVRHKVLDLIGDLALLGRRIIGRVVANRAGHAMHTALVSRLLRDSSLWEETSEESPAVTASAIESTSASPV
- a CDS encoding cyclase family protein; the protein is MFWSYLGFARFCRIAFWSVLFFAPAVGAQQKAVSPASINPSKLVDLSYTFDEKTIYWPNAEGFERHVDHWGPREDGGWYAAAHFSAAEHGGTHMDAPIHFAKGKRTLDQIPVSQLVAPAVVIDISDKCAGHPDYLLQPADVDAWEKVHGRVPAGSIALVRTGWGKFWPDKKQYMGTDVKGDTAHLDFPGIGPEAAKLLVSRGIVGVGLDTASMDYGRSKDFPTHGVINGADLYGLENVANMEKLPATGATLIALPMKIGGGTGAPTRVVAVLP
- the folK gene encoding 2-amino-4-hydroxy-6-hydroxymethyldihydropteridine diphosphokinase; amino-acid sequence: MVLVRKTAYLSLGSNMGDREGNLRTAVEYLRQLGDVKAVSSLYETEPVEFVRQPWFLNCAVALETERMPRQLLSAVLSIEQSMGRRRLQPKGPRVIDIDILLFGGSVVDDPRLVIPHPAMHERRFVLEPLAEIAPEVRHPIFKQTIRELRDMLGPGPPIVRKLET
- a CDS encoding pitrilysin family protein translates to MPAKKLLRSYLYVLIALPVFSSFGWSQGATSKAAAKPAVQVATKVKTDSALPTIPYEKYKLKNGLDVILSEDHRLPLVAVNLWYHVGPANERPGRTGFAHLYEHMMFEGSKNVGAKAHFRYLEGAGASDINGTTEFDRTNYFETLPSNQLELALWLESDRMGYLLDTVDREKLANQRDVVRNERRQSIEGAPYGLAEEEVYHQLFPKGHPYYAYVMGSHADIEAARINDIREFFKQYYSPNNCSLAIVGDFDKAQTKALVEKYFGSIPAGPPVPKIQATTPPITSERRVTVTDQVELPRVYMAWLGTPIFKPGDAEADLLARILGGGKSSRLYKKLVYEKEIAQDVQASNSSLILGSVFEIQATAKPGVKPEELEKAINEEIENLRANGPTQAELERARNTTEAQMIHQLERLGGFGGVADRLNQYNHYLGDPGYLPKDLERYNQATAASVHEIASEELKPNARVVVYGVRGKKVVNDVPKTPAEQEEKESQGGPVVASNSPKEPWRANPPKPGPLSKLTLPTPESFTLPNGLTVMLVERHSLPIVSANLVVLAGSEANPPDKPGLASFTAAMLDEGTKKRPALKIAEDADQIGATIGTVPSVDSTSVTIRSLTKNADAAFELFSDVALDPAFDSKEIERLRSRRVTSVIQQKDEPSLTARRVMYHLLYGPGNPYGYVELGTEESNKAITRDEMVKFWQSQYTPANSALVITGDLTQEQARALATKYFGGWKSSGAKHQPVTVKNTLQRSIFVVDKPDAPQTELRIVTLSVARSNPDYVPLEVMNMALGGLFSSRINMNIREKHGYTYGGFSVFAYRRAVGHFVSGGSIRTDVTAPAVKEIFNEIEGIREAPISAEELAMAKGAIALSLPALFETSTVMAATVGQLFVYDLPLDYYQTLPAKIDAVTTADVQKVAQTWLVPESMVIVAVGDRAKIEPELKKLDLGTVAAVDYEGNPVKATAARAK
- a CDS encoding site-2 protease family protein, with the translated sequence MRSWSFPIGHIGRAHVRVHLSFLFLLLFIWMTEAATLRSSGVARSLALTAIVLGSVVVHELAHGLAAIRRNLPPRVLILLPIGGITLVDDANQKQQDPSGELPVALAGPLANLLLAFVGASIVLALMPDARLWTPPLVYAGNLLRSFVWVNAFLCAFNLLPAYPTDGGRILRGRLARHNNLVPATRRAVSVGQLFAMVFIFAGIWNTWLMVAGFFLFLAAQLEERSILFQSVMENLRLEDVMLTDFSTLSPADTLEDALAKAVHTLQDDFPVIRGSDMVGVVSRQKIMTELRSQGNGYVQTVMNRMFEAAQRTESLASGLRKLSRRGLSLIPIVDEGRLVGIVTFQNLMHSIRLLAESKKLRRGESPENRG
- the rsmD gene encoding 16S rRNA (guanine(966)-N(2))-methyltransferase RsmD — translated: MRIIGGKYRSRHLKSLPGLDLRPTSDRLRETLFNVLTAGNSQALSGSTWLDLYAGTGAVGIEVLSRGAVQVVFVEDSKQASNLIRQNLHALGIQHGFEILDQDATKALRRLEARGAHFSYCFLDPPYRLREQYARTLETLSQSTLITAESLVIAEHEKKFDPGDAFGSLQRVRRLVQGDAALSFYRRTSG
- a CDS encoding DUF488 domain-containing protein, with product MATIYTIGHSTRILEDLIAALGAHGIQTLVDIRAFPMSRRLPHFNRESLAQALPAAGIEYAWEKRLGGRRKKIMSVSPNMALRSDSFRNYADYMLTPDFRQAIDDVISRAQHDRVAIMCAERLWFRCHRMLVSDWLVVHGHTVLHIDGTGPTKPHRLTAEARLEGDQLMYSESSLF